Genomic segment of Scomber scombrus chromosome 18, fScoSco1.1, whole genome shotgun sequence:
AATCTGAAAATAAGTTAGTGAGTAGTGATAGAAACCCTAGCTATTAGTGACCTTTGGCTTGCATAGAAAAACAATTATGTTAAGCCATTTCCAgactttttgttgtgtttagaGGATCTTCTGAAGCAGCAGCGGCGTGGAAATGATTGGTTATCAATGAACTGTTCAGTGGTCAACATTGCCGCAATCCTAACTCAGGCCATTTCAACTCTATCACATTCAGCTGTTGGTTTTCAGTTAAAATGCATATTGCCTGATTGTACCATCCCTGATCAACAGACCATGTCTTACAGAACTTGCATAAAAAGTAGATCACTGCTCATCATTGCTTCTGTTTCAACATTTTGGCAAGGCCCCCCTTCTATCTTACTCTGCATCCATCACTACGGGGCATCAAAGAGTTATTGCAAAGATACTTGTATTAAGAAGAAATAAATTACGCTTTACTTAACAAAACTCTTTATACTCTCTTTTAAAAAGAGTAccatattttcttttgtaaCTCTTAACTAAAAAGGCAAAATAATTATGTTTCCACTGAAGGAAAACAGGAATCTTTTTGATGTTCAACTAAAGGGTTGTAGATCCTATAAGAGCACCAAGAATCCAGatagtacaaaataaaaataaaaaacaggccaaaaaaaagataaattaaaaaaatcaaaaaattaaatccCAGGCAAACATCAGTTCTACAGCAACTGTGAGACCTGCCCATCTGGCACTaatctttgtcttcttttcaactcttctgtctctctgggccatctttctttctgtctaccAGAAGAGTGACGAGTGACCACACGTTTATTTCCTTGCAGCGAGGAAAACGGGTCAGCTCCAATCTTGACATCAAAGGGCTATCCGTCGTTCACGTCCCATTTAACAGCTGGGCAGGTTGAACTGTCCCCTCCTTGACTCAATgcgttcatgtgtgtttgtcaccGAAATTCATAAATGGGCATACTGTGCTCTGGAACATGGTTTAGGTTTAGGGACTGGTACctgaatttacaaaaaaaaaaagaagaagtgataTCAGCATGAAAAACAAGTGCTAATGTGACAATAAAAATCACTGAACTTGGTTTGTAATGTTGGTGGTTACCATTCTGAGCTCCTGTGGTAATAGTAGCCCTCAATAGTGGCTGTAGACTTCTGGAAGCAGATGTAATAGAAGCCTGCGAAGGAGGCACCACTGATGTCTTTGATAGTGTGGTCTGGAACCAGAAACTGCTCCTTaggatacagaaaaaaaacgGGGAAAAAACCAGCAGAGGTCAGAGTTATAAGCTAATGAGTAGGAAAAGAGATGATGGTTCAAAGTAAGAGAATGTACTAACCTTCCACCTCATGAAGACATAATCGCTGCTGTCCAGTGCCTCGTAGTCAAAGTCATCTGAGTTGAAGCTTTTGGCATATTTGTAAAAAGGCTGAAATTTGCCCTGGTAAGAGTTCATTAAATACTGGTCAGATAATAGAAACTAGGGAGATGATTATAAAACAAAATTCTTCAAATGTCTACTTGCGTAGAAAATAATTTTCCTTAATGAAAGCATTTAAAAAGTTGATAGGGGCTTTAAAGCGTGACAGGTGCTTTTCTTGCCCTGCTCATGTGTTGTTATTCTAAAAATAGCcaaacaaaatttgaaaagatcAGACATAATTCTGCATAACTTAGCATTCTTTCTGGAGGACATAAATCAGACACACAGTTAGCTGCAGGCGACAGGCACATACTGCAATTTGGGTGAACTTAAACTTCCAATATTTCTAATCAAGTTGAGCAATAACTTTTACTGTTGTCTCATGGTATGCACATCACAGTTATTCAAACTGTATGGACATTTGACACAAGCAGCTAAAAACATGCATACAACATTAAACAAATGTCCCAGGAATACacaaataatgttttgtcaAATTTGTGCATTGTGATTGATTGATCCTTGATAAATAGCTCTTACTACATCAAagcaaaataacagaaataagaCATACCCAGTGCTTTCTGTCCACATCCTCATCTGCGTCCCACTTCCTTGTTAAAAAGGGTCTCTTTCGACTGATAATTTCACCAGCAAAGAATGTTGTGAGAGTGGGATACTCCTGTTTGcacggagggaaggaaaagtAGTGAAAACGTTCATCcagagtgtatgtgtgcagaTTATCATTGCTTTTCTGAATTAAAATTGCTTCTGCTCTGACAACCTGTCAAATTTAGATTTCCTGGATGACTCATATGTTGTGCAGCAGGCTGTGAACTATGCATCAGCAGaaaaattacagtaaataatGCAGCCCTAATGTCTCATTTAAAAATAGCATTCCCCCAAGCCCTGAATATGTGTTGATATCTTGATAGACCTGTGCAGCTTATGTAAATAGTTGAGTTGTACATCAAACATCAAAGAGAATCAGCATAATTTTGCTTCAGTTAAAACTTGACTCAATACTTCTGCAGAGGGACAAAGACAACCTGGCAAAGTGTCACTCGTTTTTCACTCCACTCCTTCACAGCTAAAATGTACTACAGGATACTGCTGACCTTTTCACTTCCATGTGTTGCATAATGTAATGGATATACAGTTGACAGCAGACTGTAGACCAAATGCATCACATGCTCTCCGTCTTATCTGTGTCACAATTCGGCCAAAATCGAGCAAGTGGGAACCAGTTTGTGATCAGTCTTTGACAGAATAAAGGTCAGTCTAACTGCATCTGGCCTAGTTTGGAAAGCTTACCTCAGTTAGGCCTTTGATCTTCAAGTATCCACACAAATATGAGTCCTCCACAGTCACATGCTGTCCAAGATAAACACATGTAGGGAACACATAGTTATATATCTCAAATGGCCTGAAAGcacatgtgtaaaaaatgttctCCTTCTTCTTAATTGGGAGGAAAATGGCAGTCTGATAGTGTACAAGAAGCTGTgtaaacagaaatattaaacCTTATGAAGAATGCATGCTGGCAAGGATTATACAGTCTGTTGACACTCCTCTCAAACTCAACGCTAGTAGAGTAATGCCATTAATTTAGATAGCTAACAGCTAGTTGCGCATAATGCTAATGTGTTTAGGTATCACGTGCTGCATAATAGGTGACAAAATTGCTTAATTGTGGTCCAGATTTAAAATAGGAGAAACATAGAAAATGAGGTCAGCGCGTTAAGTGCTGTTGTTGTATGACCATATAAAGCTAAGCGAGCTAACGTCAGCTAGCTAGCAAGTTAGCAACTCAGCATATCTgcaaacaacaagaaacaaactTGTATGTCAGGAATAAATGTACCTGCAGGACAACCTCAACATCGTAGGAGTTGCCTTTGCTCTTCTGGTAACCACGAAACTGCGAGCCGCTGTAGAGCAATGAGGTGGCTACCCCTGGTTGGTGGGTATTGATCGGGGCAGGGGGCGTAAGAGAAGCCGAGGACAGGCAGGCCGAGCCGGTGGTACTGCAGCACTCTGCTCGGACAGGCATGATGAGCGCTAACGTGTCACCGTCAGCTACCGTCATGAACTTTGTGTCTGagcacaacacagctggagAGACTGGGGTTACTGGCAGAGGACGGTTTGCCAGCTGCATACAATGCCCCAGAGTCCGAAATTTCGGCCAAATCTACAGCACTGGTTCTCGTATGGGC
This window contains:
- the gid4 gene encoding glucose-induced degradation protein 4 homolog — its product is MQLANRPLPVTPVSPAVLCSDTKFMTVADGDTLALIMPVRAECCSTTGSACLSSASLTPPAPINTHQPGVATSLLYSGSQFRGYQKSKGNSYDVEVVLQHVTVEDSYLCGYLKIKGLTEEYPTLTTFFAGEIISRKRPFLTRKWDADEDVDRKHWGKFQPFYKYAKSFNSDDFDYEALDSSDYVFMRWKEQFLVPDHTIKDISGASFAGFYYICFQKSTATIEGYYYHRSSEWYQSLNLNHVPEHSMPIYEFR